The DNA window cttgttgaacactttcttgttgtacttccggtgccttcacaattatatcatttgaaggttcttctgggggtaaatctaaaggatcatcatcatcacaaacaactatttcctctttggaagtgttagtctcatcaaaagatacatgcatagattcttcaatagttaaagttcttttattataaattctatatgctttactagaaagagaataaccaagaaatataccttcgtcggatttctcatcaaacttaccaagattgtctttgtcattgtttagaacaaagcacttgcatccaaaaatgtgaaagtgagcgatgtttggctttcttcctttgaagagttcatatggagtcttctttaagataggtctaatgattactcgatttccaacataacatgccgtactaaccgcatccgcccaaaaatatttaggaagatttgcatcactaagcattgttcttgcaagttccactagaaacctatttttcctttcaactactccattttgttgtggagttcttggtgctgaaaaattatgagagataccatgttcttcacaaaattcttcaaatgatgcattttgaaattctccaccatgatcacttcttatggatacaatctttaatgatttttcattttggatttgttttgcatacttcttaaaggctttaaaagcatcacttttctgcacaagaaacaaagtccaagaatatctagaataatcatcaacaataactaaagcgtatacattacctccgaagcttcttgtccttgatggaccaaataaatccatatgcaacaattgaagtggtcttgttgtagtcaccacattctttggtttgaaagacgatttggtttgctttcccttttgacaagcatcacatagtttatctttgacaaactttatcttaggtaagccaataacaagatcatgtttggttaacttatttaaatggtccatatgaatatgggctgctcttttatgccataaccatgattcattattgtttaccaaaagacattttactttcaaagataaatcatttaaagaaatcataaaaatgttattaattcttgtacctttgagttttacctcattggtgacttcatcgatgatcaagcattcttccttagtgaatttgatcttgaagcctttgtcacaaagttggctaatgcttagaagattatgctttagtccttcaacataaagaacatcttcaatggatgtgaaaggtggtgcaccaactttgcctttgccaagaattcttcccttattgttgtctccataagtgacaaaacccttggcctttaactttagatctgaaaattggtttaagtcacccgtcatatgctttgaacaaccactatctagataccataggtttgaagtggtcttcaagcatacctacaaaacaaattaagttttgttaggtacccaaatggctttgggtccatcatagttagttcctttcttcacccatacataatgtccactaggaacactaaagttccttacataacaagcattgggtgtgtgaccaataataccacaataaaaacaagtaggttcaaagttacttctatatctaggaggataagatttcttcttaacaaagttcttccttttaggataatgttgcattactttaggcttgatcactttctctttaattggttggttactagccttgacaaagatagtcttgttggatgttggtttatcaaatttagagaaaccaagtccgctcttatcattggagtatctttgtgtgctaagaacattttccaatccaatttgccctttttcatatctttctaaaacacgttttaattggacaatttggaaggaaagtgattcacaattcttgcatgcaacattatcttcttgaacactaatcattttttctttgtcatctttatgttctacttcaattatcttaaccttctcttctaacgatgatattattttcttttgagatgagatagttttatagagaattttgcattcttttaataattcttctattgcaccttgtgcaccattatcaaaaagagaatcatcataactaacctcgccttcttcatcgtcggagtggtgtgatgccattagtgctaggtttgcactttcgtcactatcggagtccgatgaggaacttacttcattatcttcccatgctatgtaggcctttttatttttgaactcccttttgcctttgaatccattcttcttcgaaagctttggacattccggctttatgtgtccttgtttcccacattcatagcatgtaacttcttgtgatgaagtggatgcttctttatctttatgctttgagaatttctttcttttgacatagttagtattatcaatattatttttattaccaaaaaatttgcctaacctttttacaagaagcaagaagttttcatcttcatccgatgcatctttcattttgctttctattgaatctacttttaatgcaatgcctttggatttcttctctaagttctcatgcttttccaatcttccaagttctgtctcatattcttgaagttttccaaatagtgttgcggaagtaagttttgataaattcttcttctcggatatcgccgtcacttttggttgccactcccttgtcaaagatctgagcactttaagattaagttcttcggtagtaagagtcttaccaagtgccttcaagtgatttgtcaaatgtacgaatcgtttttgcaaatcgagaatagtttctccgggcttcattctaaacagttcgtactcttggcttaaagtattcaaccttgatcttttaacttcagcggtaccttcatgagtttctacaagagtatcccaaatttcctttgatgttgtacatgttgatattcggaagaattcatccatactaagagcaccatgaagaagactgatcgcctttttgtcagcaagaaccctttttctatcattatcatcccatgatgctttaggtttctccgatccaacaccattaacgaccgttgtaggaacatgaggaccttgtaggacagcctcccaaacttcttctccttgtgcttctagatgagccttcatttggattttccaaaagtcaaaatattcaccacaaaacaatggaggcttgttgttagaaccaccatctttgaaaaccggtctttgatttgcggaagccattctggatctttaggaacaagttacctataacttgctctgatgccaaatgtaagtataagattgcgcctaagagggggggtgaattaggttttcaaaaatttaatcggtcttatgagaatacttgtacttatttttggttaagtgtttgaaggtttttgtaaggttcttttcttttctttggtaatggtgatgaatgcaataaagtgcggaaaagtaaagaacgcaacgatatatactggttcccctcacaatccgagagtactccagtcccctttcaaacacgaaagagatttcactatagttagaattattgtacaagcctatgcctactatctaacctatagggtgatcaaaggttcttaacacctttaagatcaatcaacactaatgtgaatgaagaacaatcctcttcaaacacaccacttacttccaacaatcctggatagtaaggagataattttctttgaatttttacaagagatttagatgaagtttgtatagcactatcaatcttggattgatcttcttcttcaaataaacaattctcaaaatgaatataagtgttcacaataatgtatgcatgaaactttaaatgaattctctatgaaaatgtgtgtagaaagtttcatataaaaattctggtttgtggacacttggaaataatgaaatttatgagtatgaattgttaatgaagaaggtgaataatgattttgaaatatgtagtatttataatgtgtcaaacacctctttgaatggttatttttccatgaaacaatgcaatgatcaagtggtaagaaaatggattcgtttgaataagatcatgcaatgaaaaaacacactggttcagtaggaaccggttcctgcctgggacaacccggttcctgctgaacgttacagcagaaaaattcaaattttgaactgaggaaccggttcctgcctagggacaacccggttccccatagtaaaacacagaatgctgaaaactgagaatgctgtgaaccggttcccccatagggacaacccggttcctaaaacctttattttgaattttaacttagaaaaaggttttaaatgaatttttgaaggatgacactttgtagtatgtttatgatatgcatggaaatatatttgtgaacaattatatgtcaaagtgagtattgtttatacctttgatactttagcttgattcttgaatcttcacaatttcttcaagactttgaaatgatgtatttttgcttgatacttgaaattctttttgcacatcctttataaaagcttgatgtccatattgtcttcatcaaaacacactatgcttgagaagcttgcatttacaagTCGTTCTTTTGTGTTTGATATTTTTCTGATGACATATACAATGAGGAGTGCTATTCCTACACTCAAAAATCTAACATCGTATACCTATACCCTATAAAATACAACAACGATGTGCTTCTTTgtatttaaaaaaagtaaaaaataataattaaatataataaaataataaaatagtataaaaataTGGTGTAAAATGTATCTTTTAGTGTATAACTATCATTTCTCCATATACAATAGTATTTGACAAAGTTCTTTACATCTTGATATAGGCCATATTAAGaaaagacaatttctttatagaccacATCCTTCTTGGTCACCCGCGGCGAAATTCTCAAATTGCTCctatatttcagaaatgcatctccgaagtcaattttttatgaaaaaaagatggtttcggagatgcatctttgaaaacaccacaaaaaaaggttatttcggagatgtacatccgaaataaagttttgtttttcagaaaaaaagtgacttcggagatgcacttccgaattcacccccttggaaTAATTCGGAGacgcacttccgaattcacccccttgaAATATTTCGGAGATATATTTCCGAAATCTTGTCTGATTCGGAAGtcataaaacaaatgaaaaacgCTTCGATTTATTATAAAGCATCAGaattacaaacatcacataacatgaaattaaagttacatatagttaaacacgggtagttgaggatgagtcaacattttgataacgtcggctcccgatctttgaagttttgcATCCaattcgatcggacccttcgaagaaaatcaatcgaaagttgtccacaaaaccgctaaatcttcttcgttcttgacttcaaatggggtgaactgaacgtctccctcgtcgttaagtgAAGGCGAGaggtactcaagcttgacaaccttccaATTTTCCGGGTATTGCAAAAGAGAGTTAAGCGATGTTATTAATTCCGCGAATGGCGTATTGCgtgagaagcgaaattggaacggcatcgggtaaccGCTGGTGAAGTAGACAAAAGCTAggtggggtaggtttgtgtcattgttGTTTGTGGGTTGTGGTTGATGAAAATGCATTTCCtattatttatagacttattggagcaataatgacccaacaaaccttatcttgcttTCAGTGAatgtttcgaaaatgcacttctgaaaacaGCCCTGAAGCATTAAATTTTTGGAAATGTAATTCCGAATTTAGCAGAGACAGAAGAGAAAATTGAATTTTTGATGTGTGCAGTCTGTTTTGACATTTTGCATCAATTGAAGCAATACAAGCACATGTATTGAGCATAACATAAATAATGACAACATTAAATATACGTATATTATATAATCTTCTCCACCACAACACCGACTTTGATGATGTTACCGTTGTCATCCTTTCTTTATTTCGTGCCGACCGCAAGTTTGAGCTTACTTCCCACATTGCacgttatgtgataccgacaaattaaggcggtcgatgtcgggaagacggtatcgaatgcattcatcaaagcattatcTCGGTCGGTAATAATGACACTTGGCATAttcttttgatcaaccaacaaagacttacATATTCCTAAAGCTCGTGTAAAATTATCTTCTTTCTCACATTCCAAAAAAGCAAATTCAACCGAATATGTCTTGTCCGTGGAGGTCACACCGACAatttctagaagcggaagcctatacttgttggtcttgtacgtcgaatccattacaagaacggttggaaatatgCTGAACAACTTGAtggtcacgcaccgtaactttgtcctcacacattcggaagcttgaaacgtaTTGGTTATCACCCAAAAGTTTCAAAAGGTGTTGCATTTCTGACCTCGGGCCCATTTTCATGACTTTAatattgtgccgttcattgtatacttgcttgatatttgataCACTATCCATTTTTttgcttcaaatcggcaagtatgtttctcgACGCCATTTTGATTGTCGATAATTCGGAAATAACTACCTTCTCTTCGTGGGACAACCGACAAGcaattggatgtccgtgtaacttgctTTCCAAGGCATCAATCCTACGAGTcacacgcaacttaaacggacacacaCACTTTCTCGATCCTGTGTCATCGTGCTTTAACACCCGGTTAGTTGGTACATACTTCCCACCCCTCTCGCAATTCAACACGACAAAAGCTTTCCGTCTACTACTTCCATTGTCGTACCTTAATATAACAATGCCAAATCCAAGTCTACTAGCTTCACTTCGAACCAAATCAAGCAATTTTTCTCCAGAGTATTTGATTGAGAATGATGGAGGTTTTGGGGAGGTTTTATGTTTTGGTTTGGATGAacatgatgaaatagtgaaggagggaaaatgtaTATGAAAAGCTTTTttaggagatgcatctccgaaaaaatacCTGACAGTTAAAAATCAAcgttaaatttgaaatttaagtgtttcggagatgcatctccgagaaCATCACAAAAAGGGTGTTttaggagatgcatctccgagttctgggaaaatctggaaaaaaatacttcggagatgcatctccgaagtaggggtattttggggttttcggCAGGGATTCTCTCCATAGGGGGTCTACAAAGAAATTGTCTTAGGAAAAAGAATATGACGATAAATCTATGTTGTCCTTTACACAAGAATGACATGCAATTGGGGTAAGTGTGCTTATCAAGAAATGTCATGTAAACCTCTTAGAGATCAACTACAAAATGTTTATCTTTGTAATACAATAGTTCCTTTGAGAATTTGTTCAACTTTTGTTCGGTGTCACTTTGTTCCTTTTGTTCAACTATATTTTATCCTTCAATGTTTGATACATAATTGTGTTTGAAATGGATGAGGAGACCTAAAACTGGTGAGAATATAGTTAACAATAAGTAATCTTCATTTGAAAATCTTCTACTTAAAGCACTAACTACCGATTCGAccaaccagtgttttaaaaaatttcaaaatcaaacccTTTTAATTTGGAAGCTCGATTTTGTTGTTCTAATGTTTGTATTTTTTGGAGCATCAAGTTTCCAAGACTCTTTTCATATGTGTAAATATGAAAGTGTTGTTCAATGAGACACAAACAACATTTTTGACAGCTTTTGTACCATCATACATCTCTCGCACATAAACAGAAGCTACTTGCATTTGAGGACACATATTTTTGCCGAAGAAGGCGATGAGATGACCTTCCTGAGACAAAACAACTCTAATGGCTACTCCAGATGCAAGTGTGTCCATAGTGGTTATTTTTGTAAAGTTTGCAGATAACTTTTGTACTTTCTCTGTTTGAATTGAGAACCTTATCCACAGTCTCAACCGATAACGGTTTGAGAGTCTGTGACATATTTTATGAATTAGACTGTTCTTTGTGTTTTTCTAGAggtctttattttttattattggtgGTTCTTATGGTTTAGAAATTGGTCGAAGTCTCTTTGTTGGGTTGGAGTTTTTTACTTGGTTATTTCTCCTTTCGTTGCTTTTTCCTAACTATATTTTATCTATAAAAAATTATCGGGAGCTGCTCTTGTATTGTTTTATTGGATTAAGCTTTTGTATATTTagttactttttgttttgttagtGTTTTCAGTTCGACACGCCTTATATCTTTTATAGCCATTGTATGTACTTTGTTTGGCGATTTTATCctctttttattattaataactaTTACACAGAGTATTTATCACCACAGTTGGAAGAAGAATTTCACCATGGTTGATGGTCTGTGGTAACAAAGAGTATGATAGAAAGTGCACAACGTTTCATCACGGATTAGTGGGCCGAGGTGAAAATTAGATAGAGTGTAATTTTACTTCATAgttgaaatatctaattatagTGAAAAAAGACCATGAATTTGATACCCAATAACATCATTTTGACGTTTTTTAAATGTCGTGCATCACTACTTTTACACCATGGTTGTTGCTTCTAACCGAGGTGATAGATAAGGTGGGATTACGTTTCCCCACAGCTGGGCCTGGAAGAACCACCCACGGTTAGGGGTGGCAAAGTGGgcggcccgccccgtttaggcccgccccattTAAGCCCGTCCAAAAGCGGGGTGGGGCGGGGCGGGCCTACTTAGGTGTATGAGCtcaaaagtcatgcccgccccgtttactaacgagtcggcgggttggcgggccggcccgctaaattacatttatttttttattttacaatttgatttaccacataatttacaaaaaaattaattattaccaAAAAGgtcgataaaatatttttttaacaacgcacaatagaacttcaacatgtcttaagtccaaacacttcaaaaaataaaacaaataaagatcaattataacaaaaaaataacgaaataaacttaaccataataaaaaaaacgtatcaaaataagtaaataaagaaTACATATCACTCTAATCCACTTTAAAGACTAACTTCTAAAAAACCCAATTAAGAATTTACATAAGATAGACATTGATAACAATTACACTGCATAATACATTACGGTGCATAAAATAGTAGTTCATAAAATATCAACACCTAACTTTCTCACAAATTACTTCATATAGACTTTTATATTGACCGATTCCTTAATAGTTAAATCTAAAATTTGTCACACTTATAGACTCATCAAATCCCTccttttcttaaaatcaacatctatttctaaagaaaacatatgagctaatgtattaacaacttaataattatgcatgttatataactattcttttctttcaagcttttccaatcaacacatgtattaaaaaattacagaaagaacgttacaattataattcaatttgtatgtataataatttagaatacaattCAATCAACATAATTATAAGAGAAGAGTGTTATTTTTATAGTTaaagttgttttaattctaaataaaaaataatttttttaataaaaagccCGCGGGCAAAACCTGCCCCGCCCCGCCTCGGCCCGCTTTTTTAAGCGAGTTAGGCGGGGCGGGCCAACTTAAGGTACCGAGCCGAAAACCTCAGCCCAGCCCGCCCAAAATGGCGGGTCAAACGAGCCGACCCGGCGGAcctgacccgttttgccacccctacccaCGGTGAAATACTTTTTGTTAAATATAAATTCTTTAATTTTACATAAATCTTATTATAACCTATATTTTTATGAACCTAAACTGAAATACAGAAATATCAACATAACATTTGTGAACCAAAACCAAATGGAAAATATTATGAGCTAAAACTATATATTATTACGTCAAAACCAAAATGACCAAAAAAtgacataaattatatatatatatatatatatatatatatatatatatatatatatatatatatatatatatatatatatatatatatatatatatatatatatatatatatatcaaacaatAAAACAACCAACATACAAAATTAGTGTGCACCTAATTCATTACTCTAAAGGAAGCAAGATGCATAACATGGTCAAACGTCTTTTTGTGTCTTGTCTTTAAACACCTATTAtttgcaataataataataataataataataataataataataataataataatgataataataataataagcataacatgatcaaACGTAACTCATTTTCTCTAAACCTAACTCATTGTTTCTCCAAATTTCATCTTCCATTCACAAACTCTACATGTTCATTCATTTTTTTCCAAAACATAATTTCTACACGTTCACAAACTAGAAAACACCATTTCTTGTTGTGTTCTGACTTTCAAGGTTTAGTGAGACTTTGAAGATACTAAAACTGTGTATTAAAATTTTTGGTTTGAAGATTAATGTCAAGTTTCACTTTTTCAAGTAAACGGTATGCTAGAACCTTAACATTGATCTTCAACGCCAAAATTTTCAAGATAgtaaaaatgaatgaaaatattacaacacaaaaataatttaaaaatgaatgaaaaattaaattGTAGGAGCTGGGATTCGAAGCGCGTCCTTGAGAAACATTTTCCCACGATTGGAAAACCTGACTATAGTgaaatgttatttaattttacCATAACTGTTATCTTTAACCACGGTAAAATATGTTTTGAAACCTAAGATTAAAGAATGACGCCTAATTGAATAGATTTTATCGCGGTAGATACTTTGACTAATATAAAAGTTTATTACGAAATCTACATTTATAGTAGTGAATATTATATTCgccattaaaaaaatacaaaatatcaaTAATACCCATCATATATTTTTCCATGAAACTACTTCTCCATTAAAAAAGGTGTCAAACTAATACAAGTTGTTTCATGTGTACCCTATAAATTGACATAAGTTTATTTTGCACAACACATAGGAAAACTAAGTTGTATAATTAAGCAATAACACAAAAACTTATatgattttctttttctcaaaAAAGGTCTTCAAATGCCATACTTGTAATCCTGCTACCAataaacatacaaaaaatgaaacaaaattcaACAGAAATAGTCGATTATCAGTTATCCAATTGAGTTGAATCATTTCTGTATTtctgcaaaaaagaaaaagaaaaaaatagaataataaccATATAtctaaaaattgaattaaaaatacaAACAAATGTACATTCATATTCATACCGTTCAAGAAGATAAGTCATCTCCTCTTTAATGGCCAAGGCAGTATCATGCATAGTTTGTACCTCCAATGCTAGCCACTGTGAGATGTTagaaacatttaaaattaaaacacgTTCAATTTAAAATTCAGAATGATTTATTCTGATTAGCCTGAGTTCAGTTTGTAACTATGTCGTGACATCAAATTACAATGGTGCAGAGTTTGAATGTACGAAATGGTGAAATTTTAAATAgacttcttaaaaaaatatcagaataattttttatttttattgcataatTTTTAAAGAAACTTACATCAAGATCacttttctttgcaatcttgtGGTGACCTGATGCCGTTGGAACTCCAGTTTTCCACTCAAAATCAACACGGAATGTTACTTCGCGATCAACACTTGTATCCATAAAACATATTGCATACCGACCTTTTTGGTATGCCGTAAATGCAAACTGTCCAGCTTGAACACGCTCTGCAACATGATACGCGACAGTACCTTGGGGTGGATAAACCTAAAcaacataaattttttaaaacatataGTATAATACTATAATCCAATAATCCAATTGATTGATACAAATTACAAAATGGTGTGTGAATAAATAATTCAATATACCTGAACATTCATAGTGTAGTTTGGGGGTAATGGTTTATCCTTGTTGGAATTCACGATTGAGTAGTTGCCGATTACCATTGAATTGATCTTTTCTATCTCTTCGGAGAAGCATCTTCCTACTTTATCATGTGCtaaatcaaattcaaatctcatgGGTTGAACTGAATATGAAAATAGTGCAACAGatacaagaagaagaaaaataaaattggatTGTTGTGTGTTTAGTACAAACATATTCATGGTTGATAATGAAATGAGAAGAAAGTGAAAGAATCATATCTCTAAATATAAAACCCTTTGCAAACTTAcatttttgttaatatttattaatatatattgctATTTGGTCtttgaatatgaaaatattattttattattaaatgacAATTTAGTAATAATTATGAGAAAAAAAAGATATATAccgtataaattaattttatacggTCAATCAATGATAATCGTGTATCatattaagattaaattaaaattttaaattatttatatgatattacataataatatattttat is part of the Vicia villosa cultivar HV-30 ecotype Madison, WI linkage group LG2, Vvil1.0, whole genome shotgun sequence genome and encodes:
- the LOC131646504 gene encoding transmembrane emp24 domain-containing protein p24delta8-like, whose amino-acid sequence is MNMFVLNTQQSNFIFLLLVSVALFSYSVQPMRFEFDLAHDKVGRCFSEEIEKINSMVIGNYSIVNSNKDKPLPPNYTMNVQVYPPQGTVAYHVAERVQAGQFAFTAYQKGRYAICFMDTSVDREVTFRVDFEWKTGVPTASGHHKIAKKSDLDWLALEVQTMHDTALAIKEEMTYLLERNTEMIQLNWITDNRLFLLNFVSFFVCLLVAGLQVWHLKTFFEKKKII